Part of the Zingiber officinale cultivar Zhangliang chromosome 8A, Zo_v1.1, whole genome shotgun sequence genome, ACATAGAAGTATTGTGAAGCTATTTATATGTACTGTAGAGATGTAGATCTTAGATCAAGTACAATGGCAAGAGACAAAAGATGCACAAGAACTCACTATAGCGAAACAGATCATTTGGAAGTGGCTCAAAGCTCTTGGTGATGCCAAAAATCACCCCTAGCACAACGGCTGTTACAGATCTGTCCAATTAATATTTGAAGAATAAAAATCATTTCAAGCTGCAGAACTCTAACAGATACCAAAGAAACGTCTCCAGAGATTGAGGATATCAACACATACAGTTGGCCAGCAAACAACAATTCTGCTTTCTGATCCAAACTAATTTCCCTGCCTTCCAAACCAAAATATGGAAGAAGTGATGCCTCTAACGACCCTGTAAGGAGAACGCTGTCTGGAAAATTTTCAGTTTCAATGAGTTGGTAATTATGAAACAATCACAAGTTATTTCAACTGGTGGAGACaagtagaagaaaaaaaatcaaaacatatTTGTCAGTAACTTTATCTCATGAGTCAGTCTTAATTACATGATCACATCTTACAAGAATTTTAAGTTCACAAAGGACTCGAGGCTCAAGAGAACAAAGAATTATGACTATCCAATAACTTCAAAGTCAATTTTACCAAAAGATCCAGAAATTTAAAAGAACTGAAACGTAGATGAAAACTAGCAAAAGCCACAAAACAAATGCTATAAAGGTATATACCTCAGTCCGCATGCCAAAATAGTAAGTGTAATAGTCGACCAGCTCCAAGGCACATCCCACCGATGGAGGACTCGCCATTTCACCTCTGAAACCTGTGCAAACTAAAGAGTTTTATGGGGAATGCATAGGATAGAAGAGTATTTCAGCTTGACAAATCTCATGGAACAGTTAAAAAATGACTCTTTTTTGCAGAAGATCGTATCATTTTTAAACACGCAGGATCGAAAAAAAGTGTTAAGATACTCCCAGAAATCCTAAACCCTATTCAATTTACAAAATCGACCCATTCTGCAAGAAAGGGTAAAAATCCGAACTGCAAAGTGAAATTCCCACAACATTCTAACCTCAGAAACCTCAATCAAATTCGAATCCACTAACGGGAGGGGGGAGACGATACCTGCTCATCCCCGGAAGATGCGGGCCTCTGCTCGTCGTCAGCACTAAAGAAGCACGCTGTGGAGGCGATGGTAGAAGCGAGATGCTTCACGCTGTCTCCGCCCCCAAGTATCGGCACCCGTTTGGGTTCACAGAGGATCGGGACGCGAGAGGAAACAGCAACCCGTCGAACAAGCAGCAGGTCCCTGCCTCTCGCAGCGAAAACCCTCAGCCGGGCCGCCGAGAGCGGAGGCGGCCAAAAGAGAAGCGGCGAGGCCATTGAAAGCGGATAATTCCGTGGAGTTTCCAGATCCGACGACCGGAGCCGAAGTGAAATTGGCGGATGGCGGAAgcggagagggagaggatggaatGAGGACACGTGCTGGATATTTGATCGACGGTTATTAACTATTTAACGTTAAAAATATGGAATAAATTCAAAACTGTTTTTTAAAACACGATTTTTAAAtagttgttaattttttttttaaaaaaataacattaaCAACTGACTGTattattttttcatgaaaatattaaaatatatattaaattgagGTATTTAGCACTTTTATTTGAACCACAAGTGAGAGGTAGACCCCACTCTGACCCCACGAgccttctctcttttttttttatcgcTCGTTGCCAAGTCAGTATTATCCGGTTTCCTACCCACGATTCTGACGTCTCGCTTTAAGTGAGGCCCATTGTTTTGTTTGGCCAGTCGGGAGGGTATCAATTTGAGTTGCCATTGAGTTTTTTCAAAAATCCAAACGACATCTCCCGTCTCGTCCAGGAACAAATGGTTGCTCGCCACGTCAGAATCGACGATCCCTCTTCCATCCTGCCACGTGGCCATCCGCCAACTTCTTCTCTCTCTGCCTTTGCCTCTGCCTCTGCATCAGTCTTTTCCACTCGCCTCTCTTTCGATCGGCTCCACTCCACTTCGCCCTCCCTTCGGGTCTTCCGCCGCAGCCGCCGTCGCCGATCGCCGATATCTACCCATGTCGGTTTGCTTCTCGCCTCCTTTACTCCCGGAAATCCTGTTCCTCCGTCCGGAGGTAGCCAGCCGTCTCCCCCCTCTTCCTCCCGTCAGGTACCACCCGTTCCGGAAGCTCAGTTTCCGGTGCCCTATCTTCCGATTCGTGCCGCGGTCGGCTTCAGAAGATAGAGTCGCCGTAGCCGACATCCCCAGCGACCTGGATCGGTACCTGGGAAACGGGAATGGCCACGGAGGCGGGTTAGAGTACGCGGAGGTGGTTGACGGGAGACAGAATTCCGGCGTAGAGGTAATACTGAATGGTAACGGCTCGAGCAATGGGAGTTTGGTGAGTTACGGAACTGGGAACGGTGCAACCGATGCAGAAGTGGATGGGGGTTCTCAGGAAACGAAGAGGAAAAAGAGAGTTGAGGAGATTGGAAAGGAGGATGCTTGGTTCAAGAAGGGAGAGGAACAGCCACAGGTATGAACCTCTTTGGTATTGTTGATCAAGTTTTGGTATCTCATAATTGCAAAATGGGGAATTGAGGGTGGCACCTAGGCATCAGTGTAATGAAGGATAGAAACCTCTTCATTTCCAAACATTCAAGTATTTATATTTACTTATCACTACTTTTCgtttgtaaaaaaataaagaaacttcATTTCCAATAATTCCTACACTTTTGAGCCTCCCTAACCGTGGCCTTCTCGTGAAATAGTAGCAATCATTTTTTGAAATCAGatggaaaataaataaaatggtaAACATGTTGATATGTGAATTTGAAGATAAATTATTTTGAAGGACAATGTTGCTCTTTTTTGATGTTGTTGGAAGTATCATTTCAACAAATAAAGTAATTCTGACCATCCATTATTATTTCATTGGCAACCATTTTAAATCTGCCCTATGTTATGACTGAATCACTCAGCTTATCCTATAGTTTCCTTTTTTAGAAAAGATCCTAGTGTTTATCATGACCAAGCTTAATATGAATGCTTGCTTTGTAAGGTGCCTGATGATATTGGTGCTAACTGCTAACCCTATTATGACTACAGTTTTATCATCATTGAAGTAATCACAAATCTGATTGGTTTGCAGGACCTTTTACAATCCAAAATAAAAATCTTCGATTTCTCTCATTACTTTTGGACCTCTTTGGTGATTATCTTTCAAGCAGGAAATGAACCACTGAATCCTAACAACTTGACTATCTTCCACCTGATCAATCTTATAATTTTCAGTGTTCTTGAATTCTTTTTATTCCTCTAATGTTTTTTTTCCCATTCTTGCAGGTCTCTGTTTCTCCTGGGGGGCGCTGGAATaggtttaaaacttattctactATACAACGAACTTTGGAGATATGGGGTTTTGTTTTTGCATTTATTTTCAAGTCTTGGCTCAACAACCAGAAGTTCTCTTATCGAGGTGTGTTTCTTGAATTCTTGTTTAGAATAAATAATTTGAGAATATATATTTTCATGATAGTAGTTTCTTTTGATGTAATAGATGAGATTTGACTCTTTGGGTGTAAGCTAAATCTAAGTATCTAAATCTCTTATCATTACACATTGGTGTGTATACTATCATTGTTCTTACGTATTAGCTGTAGGTTGGAATGATACTACGCTTAATATCACACCACAAGATTATGTCATGCACATATTATCTATACTATTATGGTTGCATAGTTAGTCCCTTTTAACTTGGTGCATATGTGTATTTGGTTCTGACAGCATGCTTAAATGTTTTTATGCtggatttttaatttatattcgAGTTATGCATTCTTTTTCAGAAGATAACTTTTTTTAgagaatgataaaaaaaaatacaggCCAAATTTAAGTAGTTCTTAAAAAACATATAGTACTCCTTAAATGTGACCCATATTTGCAATGTTTTTCTTGTAATCATGTATTTTCCTTTCTACTTTGGTTGTTTGTCATGGTGTATAGAATTTATGACTTCGCTGTTTTGGCTAAAGATTTGTTCAAATATATATAAATGGTTCTTCCTCGGAGAAAAAAAAAGAGGTCTCACGGTTCCATGCTATGTGCCGTGTTAGTCGCCAGGCGGAATGGTAAATTCCGCCTGTGCCGATCAGCACATATTGACATTTTATACTATGGACTGAAGAGTTAGAGAAACAAGGATCATGTTTCTTAAGAGTTATTAGGTTATTCAGTTGAGATGTCTATTGTGTTTTAAAACATACATTGGCAATATGCAGGAGGAATGACAGAGGGGAGAAAAGTTTTGAGGCGAAAAGCCCTTGCTAAGTGGCTAAAGGAGGGTATTCTCAGATTGGGTCCCACATTCATCAAAGTAGGGCAACAATTTTCTACAAGGGTGGATATTCTTCCACAAGAATATGTTGATCAACTATCTGAACTTCAGGTAAGATTTTAGATTTTCTAGTTTAATGGAGTTTTTAAAGACAAACTGCCGTCATATATATGATTTTGGACAGATTATAAAATTTGTGTAATTGATCCCCTTTACTCGGAATAATGAAATTATATCTTACTTTTTTTTGAGGGATAtgataatagttttttttttttttataaaaataaaaactatgccaaatttcatgagatttcctttATACTAAATATgtattacaaatttatttttaacaggATCAGGTCCCTCCATTCCCTTCAGCAACTGCTATCTCAATTGTTGAAGAGGAACTTGGAGCTCCtttggatgatatttttgacCAATTTGATTATGAACCAATAGCAGCTGCAAGCCTTGGTAATCAGTTTCCATTTAATTGGTTGTGGAACTTAAAGAGTTagtttgttaaaaaaataaataaatctttaatCGGTTGTTTGCTTGTTGCATTTTTAGGTCAGGTGCATCGTGCAAAATTGAAGGGCCAAGAAGTTGTGATTAAAGTACAAAGGCCAGGCCTCAAGGATCTATTTGATATTGATCTAAAGAATTTGAGGGTTAGTCCTTTTTCAATTGTTCaaatttgtattttatttcttatgCAATTCTTtactaattattttattaaattagtcCATCTCATCCTCTCTAAGATCTCTGAAACTTATGAATCAATTTTTATGATGTGTAACTGTAAAATATGCTAGATCTAGGCTGGCAATGATCATTTCTATTCAATAATTCACCATATGGGTTCTCAAAGTCATATTGCCTTTTAGATGGTCTGACTTTAAAATTACATAGACTAGAATGCCATTGTAGTTCAATACCGCTGGTAATCTACCTGCACTGATCATAATTGCTTTCCATTGTTCTCTCAGAACTTGTTTTACTCGTGAGGAAAATACCAATCATATTCTTAGCCTCATATGTTGTCCATGCTGTAAGTCTTTTTTATTATGGAAATTGAGAGTTGTAGTAGGGCTTTGGCCTTTTAGGTTTTTTTCCTGCTTCAAGAATGTTTCCCTGCATATTCAATATAGACAATAATAATGACAGAAGTTTTTCCATTTGTTTCTCTCTTGTAAGAAATGCTAGAAATGTCAGCGTGACAATAATAATCACAGAAGTTCTTCCATTTGTTTCTCTTTTTGTAACTGGTAGAAATGCCAGCGTGTATTTGAGAAATCTATGGGAACTGGATTTAATTGCTACAATACTTAAAAAGGACAACACTTACTACTTTTTACCGGAATATAACTTGTTTTTGGTAATTGTCATCTGTTGTCATATTTCGTGTCACGTGTTGCACAAAGCTAGGTGAACTTTCCCCTAGAAACATCAATTTATGTggtataaattattaatttataggTGTAGAAGAGACGGAAAAAATCTCTCTGTATTCATAGTAATCTGCTTATATGtaggtatttatatacataaaGAGGGAAAATAAAAAATCAATCTCAATCCCTATAATCAAGGGAATGCAATCAATATCAATCTCAATCCCTACAATCAAAGGAATCTTCGGAAGTATTCAACACTCCCCTCAAGTTGGAGCATATATGTCAATCATATCTAGTTTGTCACAAAGTTAATTGTTCTCCACCTAATGCTTTAGTGAAGACATTGGCGACTTGGTTGGATGGTGATGTGAATGGAGTAGTAATTTTCTGGCTCATTACACACTCGCGAATAAAGTGACAGTCAACCTCAAAATGCTTAGTCCTCTCATGAAAAATCGAGTTACTTGCAATGTGAATAGCACGAAGAGATTCATTGTAGGTGAACTCTAATTCTTCAAGCAAATTCTTTAGCCATAACATCTCGGTTACAGTGTTAGCCATGACTCTATACTCAGTTTCGGCAGTCAACCTAGCAATAACAGTCTATTTTTTACTTCGCCATATTACTAGATTTCCCTCTACATAAGTGCAATATCCAAAAGTGGACCATTTTTTGGTCTTAGATCCAACATAGTCGACATCAAAATAAGGTTCGATCTTTAGGTATCCATTTCTCTTAAATGACAACCCTTTTCTTAGAGATTTCATAATGTACTTAAGAATCCTAATAGTGGCATCCTAGTGAACTTGCTTCGACTTATCGATAAACGACTGACTATTCCAACTGCAAAAGAGATGTCAGGTCTCGTTATTGTTAAGTAATATGAGTTTCCAATAAGTCGTCTATATTTTGCCTTATCCTTAAAGAATTCTCCATTATCATCCCAAACACTTGAATTGATATCCATAGGCGTATCAACCGACTTCATTCCAAGCAATTTAGTTTCTTTGAGTAAATCTGCAGCATACTTCCGTTGACATAATAAAACTCTAGATTTGTTCAATTCCCAAGAGATACTTAGGACTTCCCATATCCCTCATCATAAAGTGTTGCTACAAATACTTATTAGTTTCGTCTATCCGACATATATCACTCCCGAATATtaggatatcatcaacataaataataagaataataatCTCATTCGTGCTCTATCGTACAAACACAGAATGATCAGATTTGCACTGTTTGAAGCCAACAACTCCGATTATATTATTGAATTTATCAAACCAGGCTATGAGGTTTTGTTTAAGACCATAAATATCATTCTCCCCATAGCAAATACCCTGGAGGTTACTCTATAAAAACGGTTTCGTGCAAATCGCCATAAAGGAACGCATTCTTCACCTCTAGTGACCAAGATTGATTGACAGGAGAACTTATCTCTAATAGAATTCAGGCGGACAGTAGGAGAGAATGTCTCAAAGTAGTCAACACCATAAGTTCGTGTAAATCCTTTGGCCACCATACGAGTTTTGTATAAATCAATAGTACTGTTAGCTTTAATTTCAAAGTAAACACCCAACAATGGACAACTATATCAACAGAAGGTGGTGCAACCACTGACTCCAACGTACCATGAGAGATAAGGGTAAACATTTCCTCCTCCATTGTAGTTCGCCAAGCCGAGTGTTGATAAGCTTTAGAGTAGAAAGTTGAAACTTCTATAGATGATAGAGAAATAGCAAAAGCACGGAACACAGGACCAAGGTAATTAAACAAGATATGATTAGATAAAGGATGGGTAGTGCAAAACCGAATACCTTTACGAAGAGCAATAGGCAGATCAATATTAGAGGGGCGAGGAAAATCAGGAGTTGTAGGAAGAGGAGGTGAGGGACATAAATTTGGTTTTGGCCCAGCACACCGTGTGTATACCTACAATGGTCTACTAGACAGAGAATATGTAGTGGGAGATATGGATGTTGGGATAGGTAATGGAAGAGATGCTAATGTATCATGTGTTTGATCTAGACGTGGAGAAAAGTATGGTTGGgactaaaaaaaaataagattaacTATGTTTTGTGAGTGAGTCAAGATAACGATATCCTTTTTGTGTGCGAGAATATCCAAGTAGGATACATTTAATAGAGCGGTGAGATAATTTATCCAAGCCGAGAGTAAAATTATGAACAAAGAAAACATAACCAAATACGTGAAGAGACACCGAGAAAAGATATTTATTAGGATGAAGACAAGAGAAAGAGATACCGTATAATACAAATTATGAAAGCGGAATGTGAGGAACATCACCCACAAAAACTTAGACATGACGAAATCTGAGCTATATCTGAAATACTTAATGATGTTTCGTTCCAACCTTTTTTGATGTAGTGAGAGTTGATGAATTATCTTTGAGAATCTGAGATGTGACACAACCTTCCCCAGGTGAATTCAGGTGCATGTGTTATAGAGAATACATAAGATATGGATTTTGTAGAATCATGATTCTCTGTGATTGGGATGGATTATTATCTGATTCGATTTTTTACAAGTTTACTCTTCTAATTCATAATATTTCAACAGCTGAGGTGTTGTATTCTGATCGAGCTAACCGGGACTCTTATTCTACCCAGTCCAATCTCCTCACCATCGTGCTATCTTGGATGCTCACATGAACACTTTTTGCTGCTCCAAAATTCTTAAATGCTCGATGTGTTGTTACAGACTTGCCCGACAAAAAAATGTGAACTTGCATCGGGTTGTCGGATGACTAAAACTACTATAGCAACTGAACTGCATCGTTCTTTCTGTCATTAACTGAATTGTGAGTTTGTTTTTGCAAACCTAAATGGCTAGTGTTTGAATATTTGCTATTGTAATACTTTAATCTCATAATTAAACTCTGAGATTATTTTACAGAAATTACAGATACTATCGACGTGTTATAGATAAGAATATAaatgtgtttttatttttaaattatttaaatatttatgttagatTATAAATAGGTATCTACCTTAAAATTTGTAAGGCAAAAATTAAAAAGGCGTCTCTAATTATCAGAATCATCCAACGAGTTCTTCAATATATTTCTCATTGGGCCTTGTTGTACAAGTTACGAGTTAAAATTTCTTAAAGTTAAATAGATTAAGTAAAAATCactataaaattgaattaaaaatagttttttgatATAAAAAAACTTCTacgtataatttttttaaataaaatcgtttttttttaaatattaaaataatacgcTGCACTagcttttaaacttttttttaataatgGACCTTTTTTTAGATTTGAATAATTAGGGGTGTCGTTTAATTTTTACCTAAATTCGTGAATATTTAtgactattttaattttttaaatacttgAGTTGGTTGGAAAACTAAAATCAAGGATTTAGATGGTCAAGATGAATATTTTTGCTCTCACTATTTTACTCTTGAATTTGCTCCACTCCTGCCTCCCAAAACCTCTCAGAAGGG contains:
- the LOC122008409 gene encoding uncharacterized protein LOC122008409 isoform X2, whose protein sequence is MASPLLFWPPPLSAARLRVFAARGRDLLLVRRVAVSSRVPILCEPKRVPILGGGDSVKHLASTIASTACFFSADDEQRPASSGDEQVSEVKWRVLHRWDVPWSWSTITLTILACGLSVLLTGSLEASLLPYFGLEGREISLDQKAELLFAGQLSVTAVVLGVIFGITKSFEPLPNDLFRYNLTKPFDLRDGWLLWAGIGLLGALIAIALTGTTLSIFHGENPQREQTDALIRLLPLIGSSGVSTAFLVATTGILAPVLEETIFRGFLMVSLTKYLPTPVSVLITAAIFAIAHLTPGEFPQLFVLGTALGFSYAQTHNLLTPITIHALWNSGVILLLTFLQIQGYDIRELLQPS
- the LOC122008409 gene encoding uncharacterized protein LOC122008409 isoform X1, with the protein product MASPLLFWPPPLSAARLRVFAARGRDLLLVRRVAVSSRVPILCEPKRVPILGGGDSVKHLASTIASTACFFSADDEQRPASSGDEQFAQVSEVKWRVLHRWDVPWSWSTITLTILACGLSVLLTGSLEASLLPYFGLEGREISLDQKAELLFAGQLSVTAVVLGVIFGITKSFEPLPNDLFRYNLTKPFDLRDGWLLWAGIGLLGALIAIALTGTTLSIFHGENPQREQTDALIRLLPLIGSSGVSTAFLVATTGILAPVLEETIFRGFLMVSLTKYLPTPVSVLITAAIFAIAHLTPGEFPQLFVLGTALGFSYAQTHNLLTPITIHALWNSGVILLLTFLQIQGYDIRELLQPS
- the LOC122010679 gene encoding protein ACTIVITY OF BC1 COMPLEX KINASE 8, chloroplastic-like yields the protein MSVCFSPPLLPEILFLRPEVASRLPPLPPVRYHPFRKLSFRCPIFRFVPRSASEDRVAVADIPSDLDRYLGNGNGHGGGLEYAEVVDGRQNSGVEVILNGNGSSNGSLVSYGTGNGATDAEVDGGSQETKRKKRVEEIGKEDAWFKKGEEQPQVSVSPGGRWNRFKTYSTIQRTLEIWGFVFAFIFKSWLNNQKFSYRGGMTEGRKVLRRKALAKWLKEGILRLGPTFIKVGQQFSTRVDILPQEYVDQLSELQDQVPPFPSATAISIVEEELGAPLDDIFDQFDYEPIAAASLGQVHRAKLKGQEVVIKVQRPGLKDLFDIDLKNLRVSPFSIVQICILFLMQFFTNYFIKLVHLILSKISETYESIFMMCNCKIC